A stretch of the Pseudomonas helvetica genome encodes the following:
- a CDS encoding autotransporter domain-containing protein produces the protein MPILHAHRPHHLALAIALALSGVDIAIAQQLSINAEPHQIETPVDPFARLQAFIKATDTTPTKITKAYKKGPDGIALQLDDANDLVIVLNRGSFNGVVDGGGGQNVLQLDAKNGGTLDESRNFTVLHAKQGDWILTGSKDFKESTLVDKGSTLTNNGGVAGGAETRGTLINNGWIGGSANVLHGGHLSNMGDIKGHVVVGEGATFSGKGNVGSLNVHGGFVVDRSQGAAQINGDLKLFESAELSYEINADGSAETIIVDGTAILENASLTVNAMDGEYPLTQRYTVLEANKVEGEFGKVSSNLAYMTPTLAYTDTHVGLIYARNDVPLETFATTENSRALANSLEPEQQSAPVAAAPHDESPPTPATADIAPALLPSPPDEHQPALTPVMNTAINALLTSNTATAAIALEQLAGVSNANLASATLSSVRPVSASMLSTLRELSNDASLQDFSATGHDTNGRVWVQALGNSATHDDKLDDSALRQRTHGIVVGADWSLDNEWRAGLLGGKSQTRLDGVLLDGDLDSWHLGAYALRQSGPLTLRLGATYSSHDGTTKRNIAFARYSDQLKGSYDASSQQVFAEVGYNLSSGALQAEPFASLGYEHYQRDSYREKGGDAALKVDKQTLRNFNSIFGLRLAHRSDLENGMRLTPRMSAGWKHTYGDVSSHVRQTFLAGSETFNVEGIPLDRNSLTLEAGLDLRVSKHHALSVAYNGEMSSNSHESGVMGQWRMSF, from the coding sequence ATGCCCATTTTGCACGCTCATCGTCCACACCATCTCGCCCTGGCAATCGCGCTCGCACTAAGCGGTGTCGACATTGCGATTGCCCAGCAGCTTTCCATCAATGCCGAACCCCATCAGATCGAGACGCCAGTCGACCCGTTCGCACGGCTTCAAGCATTCATCAAGGCGACCGATACCACCCCAACCAAGATCACCAAGGCTTACAAAAAAGGTCCCGACGGTATCGCCCTGCAGCTGGACGACGCCAATGATCTGGTGATCGTACTCAACCGCGGAAGCTTCAACGGGGTGGTTGACGGAGGTGGTGGTCAAAACGTATTGCAGCTCGACGCCAAGAACGGCGGCACATTGGATGAGAGCCGCAACTTTACCGTGCTGCATGCCAAACAGGGCGATTGGATACTGACCGGTTCCAAGGATTTCAAGGAAAGTACGCTGGTCGATAAAGGCTCCACGCTAACCAACAATGGAGGTGTTGCAGGCGGTGCAGAAACCCGAGGCACGCTCATCAACAACGGCTGGATCGGTGGCAGCGCAAACGTCCTCCACGGTGGCCATCTGAGCAACATGGGCGACATCAAAGGCCATGTGGTCGTTGGCGAAGGCGCAACATTCAGCGGCAAAGGCAACGTCGGTAGTCTGAATGTGCATGGCGGCTTCGTGGTCGACCGTTCGCAGGGCGCAGCGCAGATCAACGGTGATTTGAAACTGTTCGAAAGTGCCGAGTTGTCCTATGAGATCAACGCCGACGGTAGCGCCGAAACCATCATAGTCGACGGTACCGCAATACTCGAAAACGCGAGCCTGACAGTCAACGCGATGGACGGCGAATACCCGCTCACACAACGCTACACAGTGCTTGAAGCGAATAAGGTCGAAGGTGAGTTTGGTAAAGTCAGCAGCAACCTCGCCTATATGACGCCAACCTTGGCCTACACCGACACCCACGTGGGCCTGATCTATGCCCGCAACGACGTGCCACTGGAAACCTTTGCCACGACCGAGAACAGTCGGGCACTCGCCAATAGCCTCGAACCCGAGCAACAGAGCGCCCCGGTTGCCGCAGCGCCACACGATGAATCCCCGCCCACTCCAGCAACCGCCGATATCGCGCCAGCGCTTCTGCCAAGCCCACCGGATGAACATCAACCAGCACTTACTCCTGTGATGAATACCGCCATCAATGCCCTGCTCACCAGCAACACCGCAACGGCCGCCATAGCGCTGGAGCAACTGGCCGGCGTCAGCAACGCCAATCTCGCCAGTGCCACTTTGAGCAGTGTCCGGCCGGTCAGCGCGAGCATGCTTTCGACCCTGCGCGAGTTGAGCAACGATGCGAGCCTGCAAGATTTCTCGGCAACCGGTCACGATACCAACGGCAGGGTCTGGGTCCAGGCCCTGGGCAACTCCGCAACCCATGATGACAAACTGGACGACAGCGCCCTTCGGCAACGCACTCACGGCATCGTGGTGGGGGCCGACTGGTCACTCGATAATGAATGGCGCGCGGGCTTACTCGGTGGCAAATCACAGACTCGCCTGGACGGGGTGCTGCTGGACGGCGATCTCGACAGCTGGCACCTCGGGGCCTATGCGCTGCGTCAAAGCGGCCCGCTGACCTTGCGACTGGGGGCGACTTACAGCAGTCATGACGGAACCACCAAACGCAATATTGCCTTCGCTCGTTACAGCGACCAGCTCAAAGGCAGCTACGACGCCAGCAGCCAGCAGGTTTTCGCCGAAGTCGGTTACAACCTGAGCAGTGGCGCCCTGCAGGCCGAGCCTTTCGCAAGCCTGGGGTATGAACATTATCAACGCGACAGCTACCGGGAAAAAGGTGGAGATGCTGCGTTGAAAGTCGACAAGCAAACCCTACGCAACTTCAACAGCATCTTTGGCCTGCGCCTGGCACACCGCAGCGACCTGGAAAACGGCATGCGCCTGACCCCGCGTATGAGCGCTGGCTGGAAGCACACCTATGGCGATGTCAGCAGCCATGTACGTCAGACTTTTTTGGCGGGTAGCGAGACGTTCAACGTCGAAGGTATTCCACTGGATCGCAACAGCCTGACACTGGAAGCGGGGTTGGACTTGAGGGTCTCGAAGCATCACGCTCTGAGCGTTGCCTACAACGGTGAGATGAGCAGCAACAGCCACGAAAGCGGCGTGATGGGTCAGTGGCGGATGAGTTTTTGA
- the oadA gene encoding sodium-extruding oxaloacetate decarboxylase subunit alpha yields MTKKIHVTDTILRDAHQSLLATRMRTDDMLPICDKLDKVGYWSLEVWGGATFDACVRFLKEDPWERLRKLRAALPNTRLQMLLRGQNLLGYRHYSDDVVKAFVAKAAVNGIDVFRIFDAMNDVRNLRVAIEAVKAAGKHAQGTIAYTTSPVHTIEAFVEQARQMEAMGCDSVAIKDMAGLLTPYATGELVKALKSEQSLPVFIHSHDTAGLAAMCQLKGIENGADNIDTAISSFAWGTSHPGTESMVAALKGSEFDTGLSLELLQEIGLYFYAVRKKYHQFESEFTAVDTRVQVNQVPGGMISNLANQLKEQGALNRMSEVLAEIPRVREDLGFPPLVTPTSQIVGTQAFFNVLAGERYKTITNEVKLYLQGGYGKAPGVVNEQLRRQAIGSEEVIDVRPADLIKPEMTKLRGEIGALAKSEEDVLTYAMFPDIGRKFLEEREAGTLTPEVLLPIPEAGGVTSAGGEGVPTEFVIDVHGETYRVDITGVGVKSEGKRHFYLSIDGMPEEVVFEPLNEFVSGGSSKRKQASAPGHVSTTMPGNIVDVLVKEGDTVKAGQAVLITEAMKMETEVQAAIAGKVTAIHVAKGDRVNPGEILIEIEG; encoded by the coding sequence ATGACTAAAAAAATCCACGTAACCGACACAATCCTGCGCGACGCTCACCAATCGCTGCTCGCGACTCGCATGCGCACTGACGACATGCTGCCGATCTGCGACAAGCTCGACAAAGTCGGCTACTGGTCGCTGGAAGTCTGGGGCGGCGCGACCTTCGATGCCTGCGTACGCTTCCTCAAAGAAGACCCGTGGGAGCGTCTGCGCAAACTGCGTGCGGCGCTGCCTAACACGCGTCTGCAAATGCTCCTGCGCGGTCAGAACCTGTTGGGCTATCGCCACTACAGCGACGACGTGGTCAAAGCCTTCGTCGCCAAGGCGGCCGTGAATGGCATTGACGTGTTCCGCATCTTCGATGCGATGAACGACGTGCGTAACCTGCGGGTGGCCATCGAAGCGGTAAAAGCGGCCGGCAAACACGCCCAGGGCACCATCGCCTACACCACCAGCCCGGTGCACACGATCGAGGCGTTCGTGGAGCAAGCCAGGCAAATGGAAGCCATGGGTTGCGACTCCGTGGCGATCAAGGACATGGCCGGCCTGCTGACCCCGTACGCCACTGGCGAATTGGTCAAAGCACTGAAAAGCGAGCAATCGCTGCCCGTGTTCATCCACTCTCACGATACCGCCGGCCTGGCCGCGATGTGCCAACTCAAGGGCATCGAAAATGGTGCCGACAATATCGACACCGCGATCTCCAGTTTCGCCTGGGGCACCAGCCACCCGGGCACCGAGTCGATGGTTGCCGCCCTTAAGGGCAGCGAGTTCGACACCGGCCTGAGTCTGGAGCTGCTGCAGGAAATCGGTTTGTACTTCTACGCCGTGCGCAAGAAGTACCACCAGTTCGAAAGTGAATTCACCGCCGTCGACACCCGCGTGCAAGTCAACCAGGTGCCGGGCGGGATGATTTCCAACCTGGCCAACCAGTTGAAAGAGCAGGGCGCGCTGAACCGCATGAGCGAAGTATTGGCCGAAATCCCGCGGGTTCGCGAAGACCTCGGCTTTCCTCCGCTGGTGACCCCGACGTCGCAGATCGTCGGTACTCAGGCGTTCTTCAACGTGTTGGCCGGTGAGCGCTACAAGACCATCACCAACGAAGTGAAGCTCTACCTGCAAGGCGGTTACGGCAAAGCGCCGGGTGTTGTTAACGAGCAGCTGCGCCGTCAGGCGATCGGCAGCGAAGAAGTCATCGATGTCCGCCCGGCGGATTTGATCAAGCCGGAAATGACCAAGCTGCGCGGCGAAATCGGTGCGTTGGCCAAGTCTGAAGAAGACGTACTGACCTATGCGATGTTCCCGGACATCGGGCGCAAGTTCCTTGAAGAACGCGAAGCCGGCACCCTGACTCCGGAAGTGTTGTTGCCGATTCCGGAAGCAGGCGGTGTGACCTCGGCGGGCGGCGAAGGTGTGCCGACGGAGTTCGTCATTGACGTTCACGGTGAAACCTATCGCGTCGACATCACCGGTGTGGGCGTCAAGTCCGAAGGCAAGCGTCACTTCTACCTGTCCATCGACGGCATGCCGGAAGAAGTGGTGTTCGAGCCACTCAACGAGTTCGTCAGCGGTGGTAGCAGCAAGCGCAAGCAAGCCAGCGCACCGGGCCACGTCAGCACCACCATGCCAGGCAACATCGTCGATGTGCTGGTCAAGGAAGGCGACACCGTGAAAGCCGGCCAGGCAGTGCTGATCACCGAAGCGATGAAGATGGAAACCGAAGTACAAGCGGCCATCGCCGGCAAAGTCACCGCCATCCACGTGGCCAAGGGCGACCGGGTCAATCCGGGCGAAATACTGATCGAGATCGAAGGCTGA
- a CDS encoding acetyl-CoA carboxylase biotin carboxylase subunit produces the protein MIKKILIANRGEIAVRIVRACAEMGIRSVAIYSDADRHALHVKRADEAHSIGAEPLAGYLNPRKLVNLAVETGCDALHPGYGFLSENAELADICAERGIKFIGPSAEVIRRMGDKTEARRSMIKAGVPVTPGTEGNVADIAEALAEGDRIGYPVMLKATSGGGGRGIRRCNSRDELEQAFPRVISEATKAFGSAEVFLEKCIVNPKHIEAQILGDSFGNVVHLFERDCSIQRRNQKLIEIAPSPQLTPEQRAYIGDLSVRAAKAVGYENAGTVEFLLAEGEVYFMEMNTRVQVEHTITEEITGIDIVREQIRIASGLPLSVKQEDIQHRGFALQFRINAEDPKNNFLPSFGKITRYYAPGGPGVRTDTAIYTGYTIPPFYDSMCLKLVVWALTWEEAMDRGLRALDDMRLQGVKTTAAYYQEILRNPEFRSGQFNTSFVESHPELTNYSIKRKPEELALAIAAAIAAHAGL, from the coding sequence GTGATAAAAAAGATCCTGATTGCCAACCGTGGTGAGATTGCCGTACGAATCGTACGTGCCTGCGCCGAGATGGGCATTCGTTCGGTCGCGATCTATTCCGACGCCGATCGCCATGCGTTGCATGTCAAACGTGCCGATGAAGCCCACAGCATTGGTGCCGAGCCACTGGCCGGTTACCTGAACCCGCGCAAGCTGGTGAACCTCGCGGTGGAAACCGGTTGCGACGCGTTGCACCCAGGTTACGGCTTTCTTTCGGAAAACGCCGAGCTGGCCGATATCTGCGCCGAGCGCGGTATCAAATTCATTGGTCCGTCGGCAGAAGTCATTCGCCGCATGGGCGACAAGACCGAAGCCCGCCGTAGCATGATCAAGGCTGGCGTACCGGTCACTCCGGGCACTGAAGGCAACGTCGCCGACATCGCCGAAGCTCTGGCCGAAGGTGATCGCATCGGTTACCCGGTGATGCTCAAGGCCACCTCCGGTGGTGGCGGTCGCGGGATTCGTCGCTGCAACAGCCGCGATGAGCTGGAACAAGCTTTCCCGCGGGTGATTTCCGAAGCGACCAAGGCCTTTGGTTCAGCGGAAGTCTTCCTCGAAAAATGCATCGTCAATCCCAAGCACATCGAAGCGCAGATCCTTGGCGACAGTTTTGGCAACGTGGTGCACCTGTTCGAGCGTGACTGCTCGATCCAGCGTCGTAACCAGAAGCTGATCGAGATCGCCCCGAGCCCGCAACTGACACCAGAGCAGCGCGCCTACATTGGCGACTTGTCGGTGCGTGCGGCCAAGGCCGTGGGTTACGAGAACGCCGGCACCGTGGAGTTCCTGCTCGCCGAGGGCGAGGTGTACTTCATGGAGATGAATACTCGGGTGCAGGTGGAACACACCATCACCGAAGAAATCACCGGTATCGACATCGTCCGTGAGCAGATCCGCATTGCCTCCGGCCTGCCGCTGTCGGTGAAGCAGGAAGACATCCAGCACCGCGGTTTTGCGCTGCAATTCCGGATCAACGCCGAAGACCCGAAAAACAACTTCCTGCCGAGCTTCGGCAAGATCACCCGTTACTACGCACCCGGCGGTCCCGGCGTCCGTACCGACACGGCGATCTACACCGGTTACACCATTCCACCGTTCTACGATTCGATGTGCCTGAAACTGGTGGTCTGGGCGTTGACTTGGGAAGAGGCGATGGACCGTGGCTTGCGCGCCCTCGACGACATGCGTCTGCAAGGGGTCAAGACCACTGCCGCCTATTACCAGGAAATCCTGCGTAATCCGGAATTCCGTAGCGGTCAGTTCAACACCAGCTTCGTTGAAAGCCACCCTGAGCTGACCAACTACTCGATCAAGCGCAAACCCGAAGAGCTGGCCCTGGCCATCGCCGCCGCCATTGCCGCCCACGCAGGCCTGTGA
- a CDS encoding LysR family transcriptional regulator, with translation MRKSLMRMTLRQLQIFNEVCDLRSYSRAADEMSLTQPAVSLQIRQLEELIGQPLFDYVGKKLYMTEAAEALQRASRDIFGRLENLDMQLSDMQGSLQGQLKLAVESSAKYFVPHLFAAFKRQHPEVNLQLTVVNRGQVIRRLSDNRDDLVIMSMVPQDMGLEFLPFLNNPIVAVAPPDHPLCHMGPLRLQDLEPYTLLLREPGSGTRLACEEYFKEKRVHFNQTQEVSSAEAQRECVVAGLGVALLTRHALNLELATGGLKELPVEELPLYRSWCLVQAKAKRLSPVAHAFLGFIRSERAQISALVERFDAKLPVLPASN, from the coding sequence ATGCGTAAGTCCTTGATGCGTATGACATTACGCCAGCTTCAGATCTTCAACGAAGTCTGCGATTTGCGTTCCTACAGCCGTGCAGCTGACGAAATGTCGCTCACACAACCGGCCGTCAGCCTACAGATTCGTCAGCTTGAAGAGCTGATTGGTCAGCCTTTGTTCGATTACGTCGGCAAAAAGCTCTACATGACCGAAGCGGCTGAAGCGTTACAGCGCGCCAGCCGGGACATTTTCGGGCGCCTGGAAAACCTCGATATGCAGCTCTCGGACATGCAAGGTTCATTGCAAGGTCAGCTGAAACTGGCTGTGGAGTCCAGCGCCAAGTACTTCGTACCGCACTTGTTTGCCGCCTTCAAGCGCCAGCACCCGGAAGTGAACCTGCAACTGACGGTGGTCAACCGTGGACAGGTCATCCGACGGCTGTCCGACAACCGTGATGACCTGGTGATCATGTCCATGGTGCCGCAGGATATGGGCCTGGAGTTTTTGCCCTTCCTCAACAACCCGATCGTTGCCGTGGCGCCACCGGATCATCCGCTGTGCCACATGGGGCCCTTGCGCTTGCAGGATCTTGAGCCCTACACATTGCTGCTGCGCGAGCCCGGTTCCGGGACACGGCTGGCGTGCGAGGAGTATTTCAAAGAAAAGCGCGTGCACTTCAACCAGACCCAGGAAGTCTCGTCGGCCGAAGCCCAGCGCGAATGCGTAGTGGCGGGTCTGGGCGTGGCTTTGTTGACGCGCCACGCCCTGAACCTGGAGTTGGCGACCGGCGGACTCAAAGAGCTGCCGGTCGAAGAGCTGCCGTTGTACCGCAGCTGGTGCCTGGTGCAGGCCAAAGCCAAACGCCTGTCACCGGTAGCGCATGCGTTCCTGGGGTTTATCCGCAGTGAACGGGCGCAGATCAGCGCGCTGGTTGAGCGTTTCGACGCGAAGCTGCCGGTTTTGCCTGCCAGTAATTGA
- a CDS encoding PA3496 family putative envelope integrity protein, which yields MAQHYEERSSAVKTRRQQEDQRRMAFRRAIEDRCEHRQLLAEIGEYPDLELNYWQAKPAASRRNAQPAR from the coding sequence ATGGCCCAGCACTACGAAGAACGCAGCAGCGCAGTCAAAACCCGCCGTCAGCAAGAAGACCAGCGTCGCATGGCGTTTCGCCGCGCGATTGAAGATCGTTGCGAGCACCGCCAGCTTCTCGCCGAGATCGGTGAATACCCGGATCTGGAACTCAATTACTGGCAGGCAAAACCGGCAGCTTCGCGTCGAAACGCTCAACCAGCGCGCTGA
- the hexR gene encoding transcriptional regulator HexR, whose protein sequence is MNLLQHIAQSRHLLRKSELKVADHVLLDPAAVMHSSMADLAHSVGISEPTIVRFCRAIGCSGFQDLKLKLAQSLAAGASFGQFAIHEDDSVADYSLKIFDTTLHTLMEVREKLDPLELQRAVTLMSQAQRVEFYGFGASGAVAADAQHKFFRLLLTAAAYSDPHMQAMSAVTLKPTDVAICISQSGRSKDLLITANLVRESGASLITLCPSQTPLAELSTVNLAIDVHEDTEIYTPLTSRIAHLVVIDVLAMGVAMARGPSLVNHLKSVKRSLRSLRLSPKSVKALDD, encoded by the coding sequence TTGAACCTGTTGCAGCACATCGCCCAGTCACGCCATCTGTTACGCAAGTCGGAGCTCAAGGTCGCCGATCATGTGCTGCTTGATCCTGCGGCTGTGATGCACAGTTCCATGGCCGATCTTGCCCACAGCGTCGGCATCAGCGAACCGACCATCGTGCGCTTCTGTCGGGCCATCGGTTGTTCGGGTTTCCAGGACTTGAAGCTGAAACTGGCGCAAAGCCTGGCAGCAGGGGCGAGTTTCGGGCAGTTCGCGATTCACGAAGACGATTCCGTCGCCGACTACAGCCTGAAAATTTTCGACACCACCCTGCACACCCTGATGGAAGTTCGCGAGAAGCTCGATCCGTTGGAGTTGCAGAGGGCGGTGACGCTCATGTCCCAGGCTCAGCGCGTCGAGTTCTATGGTTTTGGGGCGTCCGGCGCCGTTGCGGCGGATGCCCAGCATAAATTCTTTCGGTTGCTGCTGACGGCTGCGGCCTATTCCGACCCGCACATGCAGGCGATGTCGGCGGTCACGCTGAAGCCGACGGACGTGGCGATCTGCATTTCCCAGTCCGGCCGCTCCAAGGACCTGTTGATCACCGCCAACCTGGTGCGTGAAAGCGGTGCCTCGCTGATCACGTTGTGCCCGAGCCAGACGCCGTTGGCCGAGCTGTCGACCGTCAACCTGGCGATCGATGTGCACGAAGACACCGAGATCTATACACCGCTGACCTCGCGTATCGCACACCTGGTGGTGATCGACGTGCTGGCCATGGGCGTGGCCATGGCGCGTGGGCCGAGCCTGGTCAACCACCTCAAGAGCGTCAAACGCAGCCTTCGAAGCCTGCGTCTGTCGCCCAAGTCGGTCAAAGCCCTCGACGATTGA
- a CDS encoding EAL domain-containing protein has translation MTLSPSLSGPSVEPRVIRKQYAMEMAVERTRLLYQGSLLPTLFMLINGLVCAGLLWSPQRYFLVSIWLIWLLSLVALRVIQVAAFDSAMPSRQAQPVWRRMFLLGSAMTGLTLAGAGIALVPTDSFLQQAWVFGLIGAATLSASVAYAVSLPAFLSFTLPCLLPAIGYLFWGGDEQQQGWGWLGLILLGSLSVVAWQVNRLIQHGLMRRFQNQALIEHLQQAQSRSEQLNQELAREIEQRRYAEEELREAQVGLESRVAQRSRELDAANQALSKSEARLALALKASELGLWDWNLQTDEVHHTQLKELFGIEPEFVTAMLSHLKPRLHPQDLPPLRRALVEHLKGRTEDYQIEYRVRHGDGHWVWIEDRGRAVERGANGRVIRMVGTRRDISVSKGLEEQRQLAATVFEAASEGIVIFDPDYALIAVNQAFSRVTGYQIEDLLGRNVVELPCSRDARRHYSVIHQALEQQGSWQGELVEARKNGELYPQWLQLNVVRDSRGNVSHIVGFFADLSARRESEERMRYLTHYDELTGLANRSLFRERLHEAHQRVRQGGRSLALLHINLDRFKLLNDSLGHEVADQMLQKIARRLVNALPEADTIARLSGDEFAVLFDAYGNLSSLARVATRLSTKLRLPLTVEGHELVVSASMGISMLPDNAREISALVSQSNMAMQHAKHLGGNNFQFYTDSLQASTLERLQLENQLRKAIEDKQLKVFYQPKLCLATGRLNAAEALVRWDHPTMGQVPPGDFIGLAEEVGLIGAIGEFVLRQACWQACEWQRQGLEPIRVSVNLSVHQLRQGKLVSLVRQVLEETGLAPRYLELELTESQLLDSVEHIIATFQQLRDLGVKLAIDDFGTGYSSLSYLKRIPVDYVKIDQAFIRGLGEGGEDAAITRAIIAMAHGLSLKVVAEGVETAEQLAFLEAESCDEVQGYLISRPVEAFKLASLLRGERPE, from the coding sequence ATGACCCTCAGCCCCAGCCTGTCGGGCCCTTCTGTGGAACCGCGGGTTATCCGCAAACAGTACGCCATGGAGATGGCGGTCGAGCGCACGCGTCTGCTGTATCAGGGCTCGTTGCTGCCCACGCTGTTCATGTTGATCAATGGTCTGGTCTGCGCCGGGTTGCTCTGGAGCCCGCAGCGCTACTTCCTGGTGAGCATCTGGCTGATCTGGTTACTGTCGCTGGTGGCGCTGCGGGTGATTCAAGTCGCAGCCTTCGACTCGGCGATGCCCAGTCGTCAGGCGCAGCCAGTCTGGCGTCGAATGTTTCTGCTGGGTTCGGCCATGACCGGCCTGACGCTGGCCGGTGCCGGTATTGCCCTGGTGCCCACCGACAGCTTCCTGCAACAAGCCTGGGTATTCGGCCTGATCGGCGCGGCAACCCTCTCGGCCAGTGTCGCCTATGCGGTGAGCCTGCCGGCCTTCCTGTCGTTCACCTTGCCGTGTCTGTTACCGGCGATCGGTTATTTGTTCTGGGGCGGCGATGAACAGCAGCAAGGCTGGGGCTGGCTCGGGCTGATTCTGTTGGGCTCTCTGAGTGTGGTCGCGTGGCAGGTCAACCGGCTGATCCAGCACGGCTTGATGCGGCGTTTCCAGAATCAGGCACTGATCGAGCACTTGCAGCAGGCGCAAAGTCGCAGCGAGCAGCTCAATCAGGAGTTGGCGCGGGAAATCGAACAGCGCCGCTACGCCGAAGAAGAGTTGCGTGAAGCTCAGGTCGGCCTCGAAAGCCGTGTCGCCCAGCGGAGCCGCGAACTGGACGCCGCCAACCAGGCCCTGAGCAAGAGCGAAGCGCGGCTGGCGCTGGCGTTGAAGGCCAGTGAGCTGGGTCTCTGGGACTGGAACCTGCAAACCGATGAGGTGCATCACACCCAGCTCAAGGAGTTGTTCGGCATTGAGCCGGAATTCGTCACGGCGATGCTCAGTCATCTGAAACCGCGGCTGCACCCTCAGGACTTGCCGCCGCTGCGGCGGGCGCTGGTCGAGCATTTGAAGGGCCGCACCGAGGATTATCAGATCGAATACCGCGTGCGCCACGGCGATGGCCACTGGGTCTGGATCGAAGACCGCGGTCGGGCGGTGGAGCGAGGTGCCAACGGACGGGTGATTCGGATGGTCGGCACCCGGCGTGACATCAGCGTCAGCAAAGGGCTTGAAGAGCAGCGGCAACTGGCGGCGACAGTGTTTGAAGCCGCCAGTGAAGGTATTGTGATTTTCGATCCGGATTACGCCTTGATCGCGGTCAATCAGGCGTTCAGTCGGGTCACCGGGTATCAGATTGAAGATTTGCTGGGGCGCAATGTGGTCGAGCTGCCCTGCAGTCGCGACGCGCGGCGGCATTATTCGGTGATCCATCAGGCACTGGAACAGCAGGGCAGTTGGCAGGGCGAGTTGGTGGAGGCGCGCAAAAACGGCGAGCTCTATCCGCAATGGCTGCAACTGAATGTGGTGCGCGATTCTCGGGGAAATGTCAGTCATATCGTGGGCTTTTTCGCCGATCTGTCAGCCCGCCGCGAATCCGAAGAGCGCATGCGCTACCTGACCCACTACGACGAACTGACCGGCCTGGCCAACCGCTCATTGTTCCGCGAGCGCCTGCATGAAGCCCATCAACGGGTGCGCCAGGGCGGCCGGAGCCTGGCGTTGCTGCACATCAACCTGGACCGCTTCAAATTGCTCAACGACAGCCTCGGCCATGAAGTTGCCGATCAGATGCTGCAGAAAATCGCTCGGCGTCTGGTCAATGCGCTGCCGGAGGCGGACACCATTGCGCGCTTGTCCGGCGACGAGTTCGCGGTGCTGTTCGACGCTTATGGCAACCTGTCGAGCCTGGCGCGGGTCGCCACCCGATTGTCGACCAAGCTGCGCTTGCCGCTGACCGTTGAAGGCCATGAGTTGGTGGTCAGTGCGTCAATGGGCATCAGCATGTTGCCGGATAACGCGCGGGAAATTTCCGCGCTGGTCAGCCAGTCAAACATGGCCATGCAACATGCCAAGCATCTGGGCGGGAACAACTTCCAGTTCTACACCGACAGCCTGCAGGCCAGCACCCTTGAGCGCTTGCAGCTGGAGAACCAGCTGCGCAAGGCCATCGAAGACAAGCAGCTGAAAGTTTTTTACCAACCGAAACTCTGCCTCGCGACTGGCCGGCTGAACGCCGCCGAAGCGTTGGTGCGCTGGGATCATCCGACCATGGGTCAGGTGCCGCCCGGGGATTTTATCGGGTTGGCAGAGGAAGTCGGGTTGATCGGCGCCATTGGCGAGTTCGTGCTACGCCAGGCCTGCTGGCAAGCGTGCGAGTGGCAGCGTCAGGGGCTGGAGCCGATTCGGGTTTCGGTCAATCTGTCGGTCCACCAGCTGCGTCAGGGCAAGTTGGTCAGCCTGGTGCGCCAGGTGCTTGAAGAAACCGGCCTGGCGCCGCGCTACCTCGAACTGGAGCTGACGGAAAGCCAATTGCTGGACAGCGTCGAACACATCATCGCGACCTTCCAGCAATTGCGTGATCTTGGTGTGAAACTGGCGATCGACGACTTTGGCACGGGGTATTCGTCGCTGAGCTACCTCAAGCGCATTCCTGTGGACTACGTGAAGATCGATCAGGCGTTTATCCGTGGGTTGGGCGAGGGCGGGGAAGATGCGGCGATCACCCGGGCAATCATTGCCATGGCGCATGGGCTTTCGCTGAAAGTGGTAGCAGAAGGCGTGGAAACTGCAGAGCAGTTGGCATTCCTTGAGGCTGAGTCCTGCGATGAGGTGCAGGGCTACCTGATCAGCCGTCCGGTGGAGGCGTTCAAGCTTGCAAGCTTGTTAAGAGGGGAGCGCCCAGAGTGA